The Cellulophaga sp. L1A9 genome window below encodes:
- a CDS encoding LysE family transporter, whose amino-acid sequence MTHLLILFFATFSAAFMATVPPGLLNMNAAKTSVEKGKLNGIIFSLGVSTMIMIQAYIAVLISKYLHNHPEVVAVLLKIALVVFAFFCVYFFVLAKRNKPKKQKTINVSKKNSFFKGILLAGLNLLTIPYYSGLNAMWKASGWIKFELTDIVVFVLAAGTGTFAVLYFYTIYFFKLETKNNTFSRNSNYILSGLMGLLFVITIFRIINH is encoded by the coding sequence ATGACGCATTTGCTTATTTTATTTTTTGCGACCTTTTCGGCTGCCTTTATGGCAACCGTGCCGCCAGGGTTGTTAAACATGAATGCAGCAAAAACTAGTGTAGAAAAAGGAAAGTTAAACGGAATCATTTTTAGTCTTGGTGTTTCTACCATGATTATGATTCAGGCATATATTGCAGTGCTTATTTCCAAATACTTGCACAACCATCCTGAGGTAGTCGCTGTTTTGTTAAAAATAGCATTGGTGGTGTTTGCTTTTTTCTGTGTATATTTTTTTGTGCTTGCAAAACGGAATAAACCTAAAAAACAGAAAACAATCAATGTCAGTAAGAAAAATAGCTTCTTTAAAGGGATTCTTTTAGCAGGATTAAACCTACTTACCATTCCCTATTACAGTGGTCTAAATGCCATGTGGAAAGCATCGGGTTGGATTAAGTTTGAGCTTACAGATATTGTGGTCTTTGTATTAGCGGCAGGAACGGGTACCTTTGCAGTGCTTTATTTTTATACCATTTATTTTTTTAAACTGGAAACAAAAAACAATACCTTCTCTAGAAATTCCAATTATATATTAAGCGGATTAATGGGGTTGCTTTTTGTT
- the trmB gene encoding tRNA (guanosine(46)-N7)-methyltransferase TrmB — protein sequence MGSKNKLKRFRENDTFENVLQPDRDDVQKGLCDLKGKWSEFFKNDNPIVLELGCGKGEYTIGLARQDKNKNFIGVDLKGARFWRGAKTAKEEGLTNVAFLRTQIELIDLLFAENEVFEIWITFPDPQIKYKRTKHRLTNKIFLNKYNYILDENGVVNLKTDSEFMHGYTLGLLHGLGLEVIYANHDVYKNEGSPKEVLTIQTFYENQYLEKGKPITFTQFKVH from the coding sequence GTGGGGAGTAAAAACAAGTTAAAAAGGTTTAGAGAGAACGATACGTTTGAAAATGTTCTTCAGCCTGATAGAGACGATGTTCAGAAGGGGTTGTGTGATTTGAAAGGGAAATGGAGTGAATTTTTCAAGAATGATAATCCTATTGTTTTAGAGTTAGGTTGCGGTAAAGGAGAATATACCATTGGATTAGCAAGGCAAGATAAAAACAAAAATTTTATTGGTGTAGACCTTAAAGGTGCGCGCTTCTGGCGTGGTGCTAAAACTGCAAAAGAAGAAGGGTTAACTAACGTGGCTTTTCTAAGAACGCAAATAGAATTAATTGATTTACTTTTTGCGGAAAATGAAGTTTTTGAAATTTGGATTACTTTCCCAGATCCTCAAATAAAATATAAGCGCACCAAACATAGACTTACCAATAAAATATTTTTAAATAAATACAATTACATTTTGGACGAGAATGGCGTTGTAAATTTAAAGACCGATAGTGAATTTATGCATGGGTATACCTTAGGGTTATTACATGGTTTAGGTCTTGAAGTTATTTATGCCAATCATGATGTGTATAAAAATGAAGGGAGTCCTAAAGAGGTCTTGACGATTCAAACTTTCTATGAGAATCAGTATCTTGAGAAAGGAAAGCCAATTACTTTTACTCAATTTAAAGTCCATTAA